The genomic window CTTTGGCTAAAAGCCTCATTTACTTATGATACGGTTCACCGAGGTTATTTCTAAATAAGATAATGAGTTGGATTGACTCTATCTAACTTACTAAATCCTAGCCATTTGCCTATCTATTTACCAAACCTTTTGCGATATCCGCATTTTCTACATAGTTCCTCCACTGCCACTCTTCGTGAAAAACCATCTACAAGGTTTTTTGCTCTATCCATCTCGATAATATCAGAAAATGAATGATCATTAATATTTCCTAGATTGATCACTCCCTCACCATCTAGACAACAAGGAATAACCGTTCCGTTTGCTAAAATACCTGCTTGATTTCGCAGGCCATAGCAGAAGCCCTCCCCATCATCTTCCTCTTCATGTAGTGCAGGCCACTGAAACTCGTAATCTTGATTGATGAAGATGCGGTCCGCAATTTTCACGCCGCTTCCTGGTTCGACCTTCTCTTCAATTTTGTAGTCTAAATCAAATTCTTTCTCAATTATTTCTAATAATTCTCTGTTTCGTTGTCTTTCCATATTCATCGTATTGTCTTGTGTAAGGTTCCATAACCTCAGGGAAACAATCATTTCTGATTGGCTCGTTGCTTCTTTAATAAAAGAAAGAATACTCCTTACATACCCTTCCTTATCTTTAGAACCAATATGCCCATCAAAGCTATGGAGTGAGAAATTCATCTGTCTTAGCGCAGGCTTATTTAATAATTTTTCCCTCTTTTTATTAATTAATGTTCCATTGGTTGTGATATTAACTTTAAACCCTTTTTCATGACTTAAGTCTAACAATTCGTCTATTTTAGGATGGAGCAGCGGCTCCCCTTTTACATGTAAATAAATGTAATCTGTGTGCGGCCTAATTTGGTCTAATCTCTTAGAAAAATCCTCCACAGAAATGAATTGCTTCTGCCGTTCGGTTGGCGGACAAAAGCTGCATGCAAGATTACACACACTAGTAATCTCTAAGTAAAACTTCTTAAACTTTTTCACCATTAATTCCTCACTTCTATGACTACTTAAAACAGGATGAACTATTATTCTATCACTATTACAGCATATTTGTTCATTAATGGATATTGCTTATTTAAGGAAACTACAATTACCTTTTTCTGCTTAACAAAATTAACTTTTATTTCCTATTACTGATCATACTGCAGTCTACAAGGGAATTTCTTCACTTGTACTGTTTATATAAAATCGAGTAGGAGGCTAATCGTTGATTAGCCGACCTCTCACACCACCGTGCGTACGGACCCGTACACGGCGGTTCAACCTTTTAAGTACCGATTCTCATAAAGTTTGGACGAATCTTTGAGTCCCCACTTTATGAGTTTTTCTTTTGTTATTGCTTGATGTAGTGTTTCACTACGTGATAAACGCCAATACCCTTTACGTGAATTAGCCAGCTTCATAGCTTCGTCATGATTGATTCCATATTTACGAAGCATTTTGTACCTAGTTTTGGGTCTTTTCCATCTTTTCCATATGAGCTGTCTAAGTCGATGATTTAGCCATTGTTGTGTATCTAATATGAATTTCTTCATATTTGCTATCCCGTAGTAATTAATCCAACCAGTGATTACTTCATTTATTTTTGATATAATATCCACAAATGTACCAGGGCGTTTTCTACTGGTTTGTTTTCTTAACTTATCTTTGAAACGTTTCTTTGCCGACCTGCTAGGTCGGCATCCTACTTTCCCATGAGGTTTTGAATATTGAAGCCTAGAAAGGTAGCTGACGTGGCTCCACAGACTTTACTTTTCTTAATATTTATCGTCAGTCTTAGGTCTTTTTCGATAAATTGGGTGATGCTTTCCATAACACGTTCACCAGCTCTTTTGCTTTTGACGTAGATGACGAAGTCATCTGCGTACCTTATGAAACGGTGGCCTCTTTTTTCTAACTCTCTGTCTAATTTGTTTAAATAGACGTTAGCTAGAATCGGTGACAGCGGTCCGCCTTGCGGCGCTCCTTCTTCAGTTTCGATATAGAAATCATTATCAAGTATTCCAGACCGTAGAAATTTCCAGATAAGTTTAAGAACTATTTTGTCTGAAATAAATTCTTCGAGATAAGCTCTTAATTTTTGATGATGTATAGTATCGAAGTAACTTTTAAGGTCACAGTCTACTACTACTCTATAGCCTTCTTGATAATATTGTTCGGCAAGTTTAATAGCTTGGTGAGCATTTCTTCCTTTTCTAAACCCGTAGCTATTATTGGAGAAATGAGGGTCAATAACTGGATTAATTGCCTGTAGAATAGCCTGTTGAACTACTCTATCCAAGACACAAGGGATTCCCAAATATCTCTTTGACCCATCGGGTTTTGGAATCGCAACCCGTTTAACCGGTTGTGGTTGATAAGTGCCATCTCTTAATTTCTGTTTCAATGCTTTGTAGTATTTAGTCATATGAGCTTCTAGTTCATAAACTGTAATACCATCTATTCCCGGCTTACCTTTATTCTTTCTTACCTTTTTATAGGCTTTCCAAAGATTTTCATCTGCGATAACCTTATCAATTAGATTGGTACCATCTTGTTCTTTCATATCCATGTTGACATTCCTACGCACTCCTACTTACTCTTCAGTTTCCAACTTATCACTCCACAGGTAGCCATCTTTTGGTCTTTACCGCGATGTTTTCTGCGCTTAGACGGAATGTCTACACCTCCTTGTTTTCCAAGATTTAAGA from Bacillus sp. DTU_2020_1000418_1_SI_GHA_SEK_038 includes these protein-coding regions:
- a CDS encoding radical SAM/SPASM domain-containing protein, producing MKKFKKFYLEITSVCNLACSFCPPTERQKQFISVEDFSKRLDQIRPHTDYIYLHVKGEPLLHPKIDELLDLSHEKGFKVNITTNGTLINKKREKLLNKPALRQMNFSLHSFDGHIGSKDKEGYVRSILSFIKEATSQSEMIVSLRLWNLTQDNTMNMERQRNRELLEIIEKEFDLDYKIEEKVEPGSGVKIADRIFINQDYEFQWPALHEEEDDGEGFCYGLRNQAGILANGTVIPCCLDGEGVINLGNINDHSFSDIIEMDRAKNLVDGFSRRVAVEELCRKCGYRKRFGK
- a CDS encoding group II intron maturase-specific domain-containing protein — translated: MDIISKINEVITGWINYYGIANMKKFILDTQQWLNHRLRQLIWKRWKRPKTRYKMLRKYGINHDEAMKLANSRKGYWRLSRSETLHQAITKEKLIKWGLKDSSKLYENRYLKG
- the ltrA gene encoding group II intron reverse transcriptase/maturase; its protein translation is MDMKEQDGTNLIDKVIADENLWKAYKKVRKNKGKPGIDGITVYELEAHMTKYYKALKQKLRDGTYQPQPVKRVAIPKPDGSKRYLGIPCVLDRVVQQAILQAINPVIDPHFSNNSYGFRKGRNAHQAIKLAEQYYQEGYRVVVDCDLKSYFDTIHHQKLRAYLEEFISDKIVLKLIWKFLRSGILDNDFYIETEEGAPQGGPLSPILANVYLNKLDRELEKRGHRFIRYADDFVIYVKSKRAGERVMESITQFIEKDLRLTINIKKSKVCGATSATFLGFNIQNLMGK